The Martelella endophytica genome contains the following window.
CGCCTCGGCAACGCCGGAAAGATTGACGGCGTGGCGCGCTGCTGCCCGCGCCGTCGCCGCCTTCATCACGATCACGCCGCCTTCGGCCGTCACCGTGCCGGAGTTTTCAACCAGCGCCTCGCCGTCATCAATCAGCGACGAGGGAACCGCCACCTGCATGAAGCCGTCACCGGAGAGATCGAGCGTGATCTCCTCGCCCGCGCCGAGCCCCGCCTTGCCATAGGGAACCGCGATCAGCCCGCTGTTCTTCACCTTGCCGCCCATCAGCGCGGCATAACCGCCGCGCCCGATCGTGACCACGCCTTCGTTGGAAACTGTGCTTGATGCGCCATTGCCGCGGAACACCATGTTGCCGGACATGAAGTCGTCATTGGTGATATCGAGTGTAGAAGCAACGAAACCGCCGCCGGCCTTGACCGTCCCGGTCGGCGTGATTGCAATGCCATTGGGGTTGACGAGGAAGACCTGACCATTGCCGGTCATCGCGCCGGCAATCGAGGACCGGGTGTTGCCAGTGACGCGGTTGAGGATCGCCGAATGCACATCCGGCTGCACGAAATCGATTCTGTTGCCCTGGCCGATGCTGAAGTCGTTCCAGTTGACGATGGCGCGTTCGGAACCCTGCCTGACGGTCATGGCCGATCCCGTCGTTTCAATGCTGGCCGCTCCGGACACCACGCTGGGGCCACCCGGCAACCCGCCTTCGGCAAAGGCCGGACTTGCGCCAAGCGCCGAAACTGCGGCAGTCGCGAGAAGAACGGCTTGCAACCGCCTGGGCCGAAAAGCATGCCGCTCGACCCCGGCAAAAGGCGCAAGCGCAAGATGGTGATCGGCAATGGATGGCATTGGCATATCGAAATTCCCCGAACCCAGAATGGCGCCCTTCCAAAGGCAAGACTGGAAGACATTGCGGGTGCAGTCGAAAAGCCCGGGCAAACCCCGCCAAACACGCGTCAGAGATCACACACACAATCGTCCCGCTTCAGGCTTTTCCGCCGGAAAAGCGGAACCTTGACCGCCGCACCCGCATTCAGGTCTATTAGAATCAAAAAATATTAGCCTGCCATTTCACGACAGAGTTCCGTTATGCCTCGATTGGAAACTTCAATCGCCATGACCTCGGTTCGGGGCATCGGCCCGCTTCCCGCGCTGATCGACAGACGCGAAGGCCGTTATGCCGCCGATCATGTTTTTTCCGAAGTGGGCCTGCCAGTCGATGTGGCGCGGGAAGCCGACCGGATGTTGCCGCTCAATAGCCTGATCGCGCTTTACGAGGCCGCCGCCGCTATGACCGGCGATCCGCTGTTCGGACTGAAGGCGGGACAGGAAATGATCGACGACTATGGCACCTGGGTCGACTATTCGCGCACGGCCCCCACACTGCGCGCATGTCTGGCGCGTGCTTCTAAGGCAATAGAATACCATCAGACCGGCACTGAGCTGGCGCTGTCGACCAACGGTGGGCAGACGCTTTATTCCTATCGCATCTTTGGAAAGCGACCTGCCGATCGTCTGCAGCATCTGCAACACACGATCCCCGCCTTGCTCAAGACGTTTCAGGTTTATACCGGCGACGACTGGAGGCCGGACTGGATCGAACTGGATGTCGACTATGATCAACGCGTCGAGGAAGTTGCGAAAATGCTCCGTGTCCCAATCCGCCATGGCAGTGCGGCCATGTCGTTCGCCTTCTCTCCGGCACTTCTTGATCGGCCGCAGCAGTGCCAGAATGCAAGTACGTCTCTAATCCGGCGCCATCATTTGAAATACATGGTGACAAAGGGTCCGCCCAGAACGTTTTCGTCACTCGTGCGCGAGACGATCCATATCGATCTTTTAGTAGGTGCAGCGCAAATCGATACAGTGGCATATCGTCTTGGTCTTGGACCAAGAACCCTGCAGCGCAGGTTACGGGCAGAATCCAGCACCTATCGGCAGCTTGTTACCGAAGTACGGATAGAGCGGGCCAAGGCGCTGCTCGTCAACACTGACATGCCGGTGACCGAGATCGCCCATCTACTCGGATATAGCGATTCCACACATCTGACGCGCGCATTTTCGCAGCGCGTGGGCTTGCCCCCCAGCACCTTCCGAAAGGTGTCTACCAACGAATGAAAATTCGAGGACGCATTGACGGCGACCAGCTTGTGACAGTCAAGAGGCTCGCTAAGTTTTACCTTCGCAAGATCTCGGCACCCCGCTGCAGACAGAGCATGGAAATTGAGGCCGTAGACAAAGAAACAATATGGATTCGATGTACACAGTATTCGGCTACATTATGAGAAATTTCGAGAAACTCAGTCCAAGACGCTAACTTTCAAGCATCTTCAGCGAA
Protein-coding sequences here:
- a CDS encoding AraC family transcriptional regulator translates to MPRLETSIAMTSVRGIGPLPALIDRREGRYAADHVFSEVGLPVDVAREADRMLPLNSLIALYEAAAAMTGDPLFGLKAGQEMIDDYGTWVDYSRTAPTLRACLARASKAIEYHQTGTELALSTNGGQTLYSYRIFGKRPADRLQHLQHTIPALLKTFQVYTGDDWRPDWIELDVDYDQRVEEVAKMLRVPIRHGSAAMSFAFSPALLDRPQQCQNASTSLIRRHHLKYMVTKGPPRTFSSLVRETIHIDLLVGAAQIDTVAYRLGLGPRTLQRRLRAESSTYRQLVTEVRIERAKALLVNTDMPVTEIAHLLGYSDSTHLTRAFSQRVGLPPSTFRKVSTNE